A region of the Mesobacillus jeotgali genome:
GAAGAAAGACATCAATTTTATGATGGCCGTCAATTTTGTCATCAGTGACAAAATCGATCATTCATCCCTGCTTCAGACTAATCTTTCTACAACAATCGAAATATTGATCAAGGCTCAGCAAGCAGCATCGATCTCAGCTATATCAGGTGCAGCTGTCGTAGCTTCTTCAAATGGAGGAGAATAAGGGGATGGGGACGCTACGGTGAACCGAAAATATATGGAATTTATCAGAATTGGAATAATGGAAACAAGCATCCCCCTCATCTTTAAATAAGGGGGATTTTTAATATAAGCTTTTTATTTAATGGCTTTGCTGACTTTTAATTTCTTTCCTTTGATGGTCGCATTCTCCATGGCTTGTAAGACTAGCGAGCCTTTCCCATTCAGAATGTCAACATATGACATATGATCCTTGATGGTAATGATGCCGATGTCATCTGCTGTGACTCCCGGGATTTTCGCAATTGTTCCAACAAAATCAACAGCACGGATTTTCTTCTTTTTACCGCCGCTGAAATGGAGTTTCATAATATCCTGATTGATTCGGGCGGTTTTATTGTTTCTTACAATTCGCCTGCCATTAAGTTTTTCTTCGAAATCAGCTTTTGCACCAGCCACTTCCGGTTGGCTGGGAGCTTCAATAATAGGGATCTCAAAGCCGATGTATTTTTCAATGGCTTTAATGAATTTTCCTTCATAAGGTGTTGAAAATGTAATTGCCTTGCCTTTATTTCCGGCACGGCCGGTTCTGCCAGCCCGGTGCACATAGCTCTCTTTTTCCATTGGAACGTCATAGTTGATGACAAGATTGACGTTATCAATATCAATGCCTCTGGCAGCTACATCGGTGGCCACGAGGTAGCGGAAGTTTCCCATTTTGAAACCCTCCATAACAGCAAAACGGTCTTCTTGTTCCAGTCCGCCATGTAGCTTTTCACAAGAATATCCGCTTTGATCAAGTTCGCTGTAAACAGTATCCACATGTTCTTTGGTCCGGCAGAAAATGAGGCAGCTGTCTGGGTTTTCTGTAATCGTGACATCTTTAAGTAGTGAGAGCTTTTCTTCTTCTTTCACTTCAATTAAAGAATGTTCAATGGTATCGGCCGTTATACCGGTTGATTCAATCTCAATATAAATAGGCTCAGTCATATATTTATGACAAAGACTTTCTATATCTTTAGGCATGGTAGCAGAAAACACCATTGTCACCCGGGTTGAAGGCACCTGTTTAATGATCGCTTCCACTTCATCGATGAAACCTCTATTGAGCATCTCATCAGCTTCATCAATGATCAGATACTTGATTTCATCCAAAACCAGGGTTTCTCGTTCAATATGGTCCATAACCCGTCCGGGCGTTCCGACGACTACATGAGTTTTTTGTTTCAATTCTTCCTTTTGTTTTGAAAAAGGCTCTTTTCCATAGACGGCAACGGCTTTAATGCGTTTAAACCTTCCGATATTCGTAATATCTTCGCGGACTTGAACCGCAAGCTCCCTGGTTGGGGTAAGAATTAACACCTGTGGTTTTTTTTCCTCCCATTCAATCAAATCCGAAACAGGAATACCAAAGGATGCAGTCTTTCCGCTTCCGGTTTGAGACTTTACGACCAAATCCTGGTTTTCCATTGCTAAAGGAATCACTTTACTTTGTACTTCTGTTGGAGTTTCATATTTCAACACAGCTAGTGCTCTTTGTATTTCTTCGCTTACATGATAATCTGCAAAACTTCTTTTACTCATTTGTTAACCTCGTTTTTTGTTTTTTTTCGTCATATGTATAGAATCTTCTCTGTGAAAGATTATATTCCTTATCTGAATAAGGTTCATTATACTTGAAAAGCGTAATGATTTTCGCACTTTTATGTTTTATTGTTAAACTTCCCTCATGAAGATGAGGTTTAAGGTCCCTTACCGGCATCCCTATTGGCAAATAAACCAATATTTAAAATAGGAGATAAGAGTAGGATTAGTGCCACTGTGATGATTAATGTCCAGAGAGCAGGTTGTAGTTTGTTTATTCTTCCCGATTTCTAATGTCTTTTTTCCTCGTTGTTTTTTGATATGTTCCTCCTAATATGATCTGAGCTGGCTTTGACGAATATATTGTATACTAGAATACCCTTAGTGGAAAATTTTTAAAAAAACAGGATTGGTTGTTTATAATTCTTCTATATATATTTTAAGGAGATACACATGAAAAAGAAGTTTTTTACGATTATCCTGATGTTTCTTGTTATAACGGGCTGTTCGGTTAGCGACGGGGAGCTTAAGGATTATGTTCAATATAAACACAATGCAGAAGTCGATATTGTCTCAAGGCCAAAGATTGATACAGGCAATGGAGGGAGAAGCAGCTTCAGGGTTAAGCATAAAGACATTCCAGAGTTTAGGTTTTCCGTGTTTGTTGATGGGCTCTTTTTCAATAGAATCACAGGAGATAATTATAAAGAGAGCCTTGAATTCTATGAATTCAATCAAGAGTATATGGAATCCGACCTTCATGAAAAATTTAAAAAGTTGGGTTTCGAAAAATCCTTCCTGCAATTGTATACAACGGATGACGAGGATGGGTTTAAAGGAAGTGCGTATCTTTTCTTGTTTAAGCCTGGAGGGATTGGCGTGGATGAACAGGATTATGCCTTGCTGCAGCAAAGCTACCCTCTGATCCAGGAGGTGAAGCAGACACTCGCAGGTCTGGAGTATGATCTGTATGAACTCTATGTTTATGACGTTAATGCTTTCAACCGCTTTTTTCTAAATGAAAATGATAGCAAAGATTATAAGATTATGAATGAAGTCAGTATCTATAAAACTGATATCGAGAAAATGAATACTGTCGAAAGGGTTAAAGAAGCGATATTTTCTGACAGCCTTAACCGGGAGAAACTGATCAGTTATCATTTTTTCAAAAAAGAAGAACAAAAAGTTGCTGAGAGAATGCCAGAACTGAATAAGCTTGGATTTGAACCCGATGAAGGCTTTTATTATGGCTTCGTGGAGCCCTACTTATTCTGTTTAGATGGAAGTGATGACTATGTTTCCTATGAATCAATAAACATAGACGCTTGCCAGTCCTATGATCTCAACTTGCAAACAAAGGGTAATTTGTCAGACATGGCTGAAGAAAATAAGCAGGAACAAATCATGCAGATGCTATCCATTGTCAAATCAGTCAACTTACCAATCAATAACGTGAGACTGAAGGTTATGGATGGGAAATATGTTGATTTCATTTCTTTGGAGGACATACAAAAGATCAGTGATATACGGGCTTTGGAAGCAGCTCTTGAAGAGCAGGTGGCGAAAGAGGAGCAGTGACTTAGGTAAGAAACTTTTGAAACTATATTTCATTTGCATACGTAGAAAATATAAAAAGAATACAATTAATGGGGAGGGAATAAAAGATTACTGGAATACATGATTTGATTTTTGTAGCAGGAATGGGCATTCTGATCATTTGGAATTTAATCCTGCTTTTCATTCATTTTTTTAAAGAATGGAATCATATCAATGAAATGGGGACCCGCCTGGTCAGCTTGATTATATTATTGTTCATGTACGCAAAACAAGTTGTAGTCGCTGGTGTTGGAGTGTTTGCATTAGCACTGGGCGCAGCAGTCTTTTCCGCTGATTCAGTGATGAGCTGGATTATCGCTTTGCCGCTGGCAGGATTCTTTATTTACACAATGTACCACTTCTATCCAAAACTAATTGATCTGGAAGTCATCAATAAAAATTACGGTAAACCGGATAGGAGAAGAAAGAAGAAAAGACGTTGAAGTGGGGCATGGGAAGGTTCTCATGCTCCCTTCATTTTTTGACATAACATCATGATTCTTGTTTACGCCTAAAGCCCTTTTTTCACTGTTATTCTAAATTGAGTAAAAGTACATGTTGTTAGGAGAATAGAAATGTGAATAAATTTACTGAACAACAACTGCAAAAGGTGAAAGACGTGGGATTCAACCGTTTGAGTCCGGATGGTCTCCGTGCCTTTCTGGCTGTTTCGTTTATCCTAAGTTTGTGGTTTACGTTAATCCCCTTTGCAGCAGATAAGACGAATGGTTTTCAAGTCGCCTGGATTACAGTTTTTTTAACAATCCTATCCATTTTATGGGTTCTGCAAGGGATCTCTGCTGCCTTTTTCCTATCAACTGAAAGGGCGTACCGCTATCAGAATTGGCTAGTGGTACTGGTTAACATTTTTTATGTAAAGTTGATTTCGGAAGGGTTTGGTCTGTATTTTCTCAGTGTAAAGGGAGAACATCCTTATTTAATAACACTTGGCTTCGCATACATGACTTTCACAATTGCCTTTCTTCTCTTCTCCATCAAGAGAGCAAAAATTAACATAGAAAAAGGCGAAGGGACTCTTCAGGGAAAGGGCATCCTTTATTCCGGACATTTTAAGTTATGGCCATGGCTCCCTGTACTGATGTACGTTCTCCTTCTAGCAGTGCTGATATTGTTTTTCTTCGGAGGTATCGGGAACGGCTGGTTATTGGCAATTGTCATGCCGATGGTACTCGGTCTAAGCTATGCCTATCCGGAATTTTACTTCCTTGCTTATGGAAAGTGGAAGTTCCCTTCTTTTATTGATACGAACATTCCAAGTACAAAGAAGAAACCATCACCAAGAGTGAATAAGGGGAGAAAGGTAAGATAATGTCCAAGTCTTTAATTTTTATAAAATATTTCTTTCTACTCTTTAATATTTTGGGATAGTCATTACATTATCATCAACCTTTGGCAGTGATGAGTATTCTTTACAGCAAAAACTGCTGATGGCTATTCTTTGGCTATTCTATTTTCAGTCTTTTATACAATAGGTCCATTCTTAATGTATAAGCTTCTCTCATTTTTTTTTAAGCGATAGAAAATGCACGAGCGAAAGCCCAAGATACACCGCCATGACCTCGCTACCTGCCTTCCTTCCCATTATGGTTTAGGTTAAGGTACAATAAGCTAAAACTATCCGGATGAAGAATGTCCATGGTTTACATGGAACTGTCCTGTAGTTAATAGAATTATTGTTCATTTGCACTAGACAACTCGGCAAAGTGAGTGTGGTGAGAGTATGATCGATATCAGCAAAATCATTCAAGGGAAGAATCTGTCGGAACTGGAAGTTCAATTGGTTCAGTATATCGTGGTGAACATTGATCAGGTTTTGCAGATGGGTGTCCGCAGGATTGCGAAGGAGAATTTCACTTCTCCTGCGACGGTGATCCGGCTGTCAAAGAAGCTGGGCTATGCGGGTTTTGTGGATATGTATTATCAGCTTTTGCCTCTTGTGAAGAAGGCGGATTTACCGCAGAGCGGCATGATGGAAGATTATCTGGAAATCAGTGAGAAGGATTTTTTAAATCATAATTCGCTGGAGGATATCCAAACGTTTATTAATAATGTATTGAATCTTCGTCAGCGCTATATCTTTATTTATGCTACGGGGTTTTCTTCCATTGCGGCTGAGTATTTGTATAAAAAGCTATTAGTACTGGGAAGAAAAACGATTGTGGCGAGTGGCAGTGATTCAATTGGCGTATTCGAAAATAATTTGGAGGATATCGGGGCTCTTGTCGTGATTTCAAAATCAGGGGAAACACAGCTGATCCTGGACAAACTGCAGGCAGCCAAAGAGCATAATATTTTTACCGTATCGTTCACGAAAGAAACGGAGAATCGGATTGCTGCGCTTTCAAACTTGAACTTTAAAATCACCGACCATAATAAACTGGATGACCGCAATATGCTGCCAAACAGCTTCTTTCCCAGTCTGCTGCTGATGTTTGAGTTTATTGTAAAGATGTATCTTGATACGATATCAAATAAGAACTGAACCAATGAAACGTGTTTCAATCTGTGAAACACGTTTTTTATATGGTGAAACCAATCGACGGTAAAGCGTTTACATTGTATTCTAAACCTATTAAAAAAATGAATCTATACACAGGAAGGGGAAGGCGAAATGAAGACGAGAATCATGGAAGCTATGCAGCGATTTTCAAAAGCAATGTTTATTCCTATACTTATTTTGCCAATTGAAGGTATTTTAATTGCTTTCGGTAATTTATTTACCAATCCAAAACTAATGGAAGTCCTCCCGTTTTTGGATAATCCGATCACGACTGGATTTGGTACGATCCTGACTGGATCATTGGTATCGATTCTAACCAATTTAGGACTCATTTTTGCTGTAGGTATTGCCATAGGGCTGGCGAATAAAGAAAAAGCTATCGCCGGTTTTACCTCTTTATTAGGCTATCTAGTGTTTGTTAATGCCATGAATCGTTTCATGCAGATCAGCGGAATTCTTCATGAAGGAGAATCATTGCAGGGAACCGGACAAACCATGGTCCTTGGTGTGCAGGTTCTCGATATGGGTGTGTT
Encoded here:
- a CDS encoding DEAD/DEAH box helicase; the encoded protein is MSKRSFADYHVSEEIQRALAVLKYETPTEVQSKVIPLAMENQDLVVKSQTGSGKTASFGIPVSDLIEWEEKKPQVLILTPTRELAVQVREDITNIGRFKRIKAVAVYGKEPFSKQKEELKQKTHVVVGTPGRVMDHIERETLVLDEIKYLIIDEADEMLNRGFIDEVEAIIKQVPSTRVTMVFSATMPKDIESLCHKYMTEPIYIEIESTGITADTIEHSLIEVKEEEKLSLLKDVTITENPDSCLIFCRTKEHVDTVYSELDQSGYSCEKLHGGLEQEDRFAVMEGFKMGNFRYLVATDVAARGIDIDNVNLVINYDVPMEKESYVHRAGRTGRAGNKGKAITFSTPYEGKFIKAIEKYIGFEIPIIEAPSQPEVAGAKADFEEKLNGRRIVRNNKTARINQDIMKLHFSGGKKKKIRAVDFVGTIAKIPGVTADDIGIITIKDHMSYVDILNGKGSLVLQAMENATIKGKKLKVSKAIK
- a CDS encoding MurR/RpiR family transcriptional regulator, encoding MIDISKIIQGKNLSELEVQLVQYIVVNIDQVLQMGVRRIAKENFTSPATVIRLSKKLGYAGFVDMYYQLLPLVKKADLPQSGMMEDYLEISEKDFLNHNSLEDIQTFINNVLNLRQRYIFIYATGFSSIAAEYLYKKLLVLGRKTIVASGSDSIGVFENNLEDIGALVVISKSGETQLILDKLQAAKEHNIFTVSFTKETENRIAALSNLNFKITDHNKLDDRNMLPNSFFPSLLLMFEFIVKMYLDTISNKN